A single genomic interval of Leptospira montravelensis harbors:
- a CDS encoding CCA tRNA nucleotidyltransferase, which yields MPIDLRSHIPSKFLNHLYQIVSALKGAGYECYLVGGSVRDLVMGKTPKEYDLTTNAEPKHVKRLFRTVIDTGIEHGTVTVVLDKINYEVTTYRIDKDYTDGRRPDHVEFGTTLSEDLKRRDFTMNALAYDLSTNLLVDEHFGQRDIKERTIRTIGNPIQRFSEDGLRPIRALRFASTLDFVIEPETKNAIQKTKHITKKISLERFQDEILKSFLGPYPSRMIQLLADENIFQIFIPFLQTPLFVKNHILDKLDKTSKDLIGLQLALSFFAILNNTTTLKDLETILRTLKFSGQNIKDCLLFFEFIIKWENTESTTKDDEFILKKEYLAPVKRHFQSRFPITPEFILKLKPIFGETVNRFVQIWEEVPPLLLTDMKLNGNHLAENFPDLAKTNYGMVLNQLLDLVQHSPKENEYSRLLQHSAQFISNLIK from the coding sequence TTGCCAATAGACTTACGTTCCCATATCCCCTCAAAATTTTTAAATCACCTATATCAAATTGTTTCTGCTCTGAAAGGAGCAGGATACGAGTGTTACCTAGTTGGTGGATCAGTACGTGATTTAGTTATGGGAAAAACTCCCAAAGAATACGACCTGACAACTAACGCAGAACCGAAACATGTGAAACGATTATTTAGAACAGTCATCGATACCGGAATAGAACATGGCACAGTAACGGTTGTTTTGGATAAAATTAATTACGAAGTCACGACCTATCGGATTGACAAAGATTATACTGATGGCAGAAGGCCAGATCATGTAGAATTCGGTACCACATTGTCAGAAGATTTAAAACGTAGAGATTTTACAATGAATGCTTTAGCTTACGATTTATCGACGAACCTTCTTGTAGATGAACATTTTGGACAAAGAGATATTAAAGAAAGGACAATTCGTACCATTGGAAATCCAATTCAACGTTTTTCAGAAGATGGATTGCGCCCTATTCGAGCATTAAGATTCGCAAGCACTTTAGATTTTGTCATCGAACCAGAAACAAAAAATGCGATTCAAAAAACAAAACACATTACAAAAAAAATATCATTAGAGAGGTTCCAGGATGAAATACTCAAATCATTTTTAGGTCCTTATCCTTCTCGCATGATACAACTATTAGCCGATGAAAACATTTTTCAGATTTTCATCCCCTTTTTACAAACTCCACTTTTTGTTAAAAATCACATATTAGATAAACTAGACAAAACCTCTAAAGATTTAATTGGTTTACAGTTGGCATTGTCATTTTTCGCCATATTAAATAATACTACCACGTTAAAGGATTTAGAAACAATCCTTAGGACTTTAAAATTTTCTGGTCAGAATATAAAGGACTGTCTTTTGTTCTTTGAATTTATAATCAAGTGGGAAAACACAGAAAGCACAACAAAAGATGACGAGTTTATTCTTAAAAAAGAATACCTTGCACCCGTTAAACGACACTTCCAGTCACGTTTTCCTATCACTCCAGAATTCATTTTAAAACTTAAACCAATTTTTGGTGAAACAGTGAATCGTTTTGTCCAAATTTGGGAAGAAGTTCCTCCTCTCCTTCTAACGGATATGAAATTGAATGGCAATCACCTGGCTGAAAACTTCCCGGATCTGGCAAAAACCAACTACGGAATGGTGTTGAACCAGCTTTTAGACCTGGTCCAACACTCGCCTAAAGAAAATGAATATTCAAGACTATTGCAACACTCTGCTCAATTTATAAGCAACCTGATCAAATAA
- a CDS encoding outer membrane beta-barrel protein, which produces MRNKYTLLATIVATLFSQASLFAQDKKEKDKSWYELVNFSGYVDVYYNYTTNNRQGATQDTAGTFHTYNKQFAVNSVKLAMEKLAEKDSPWGFRIDMQNGQNNMYQERPYQTTNSLHNMQLLQQAYVSAYFPVFKGLTVDVGKMATHIGLELLDSKDNIAYTIGYVFFNTIPFIHTGARANLQINDRLSTGLYLYNSAQGTGYTGNGQQFGYNGLTPYGDAAGGSSLTNTSQHAYADGPNPTRAIGTQVKYDVVPDKFQVVWNTLQANDNIKGRQNNSLYYLEQSTGTSFPKQSSFHADHWMIQNLILIFKPTDKLTTIFDYTYGERTGQTNTAAYGYEASGVTKAKLDTAMPGLVPELDPGLVTAGLTKDTNLSRENKIKRVYQTYQLQAKYQFTNFFALGFRFEYLDDKRYGGSLVVNPPLFAVTPADRYDLKFQDSIGTRAVSNYGQIKTLTFTPTFDLTENLQVKVDLRRDWGPGQQFVDTSGRPASYQNGIIVGMVAKF; this is translated from the coding sequence ATGAGAAATAAATACACTCTGTTGGCGACGATCGTTGCTACCTTATTTTCCCAGGCTTCCCTTTTTGCTCAGGATAAAAAGGAAAAGGATAAGTCTTGGTATGAGTTGGTAAATTTTTCCGGATATGTGGACGTATATTATAACTATACTACAAATAACCGGCAAGGGGCTACCCAAGATACAGCGGGAACTTTCCACACTTACAACAAGCAGTTTGCTGTGAACTCAGTAAAACTTGCAATGGAGAAGTTAGCTGAGAAGGACAGCCCGTGGGGATTCCGTATTGATATGCAAAACGGACAAAACAACATGTATCAAGAGCGTCCGTACCAAACGACAAACTCTCTTCATAATATGCAGTTGTTACAACAAGCTTATGTTTCAGCATACTTCCCAGTATTCAAAGGGTTGACAGTTGACGTAGGTAAGATGGCAACACATATCGGTTTGGAACTTCTTGACTCAAAGGATAACATCGCTTACACGATTGGATACGTGTTCTTTAACACAATCCCATTTATCCATACCGGTGCGAGAGCAAACTTACAAATTAATGATAGACTATCGACTGGTCTTTACCTTTACAATAGTGCCCAAGGAACTGGTTATACAGGGAATGGCCAACAATTTGGTTACAATGGATTGACACCATATGGTGATGCTGCGGGTGGATCTAGTTTAACTAACACTTCACAACATGCTTATGCTGATGGACCAAATCCTACCAGAGCGATTGGAACTCAAGTAAAGTATGATGTTGTACCAGATAAATTCCAAGTAGTATGGAACACATTGCAAGCTAATGATAATATCAAAGGCAGACAAAACAATTCTCTATACTATCTTGAACAATCTACTGGAACATCGTTTCCTAAACAATCATCGTTCCATGCTGACCACTGGATGATTCAAAACTTAATTTTGATCTTCAAACCAACTGATAAGTTGACGACTATCTTTGACTATACTTACGGTGAAAGAACTGGTCAAACAAATACAGCTGCTTACGGATACGAAGCAAGTGGAGTTACCAAAGCTAAGTTAGATACTGCGATGCCGGGCCTTGTTCCAGAACTTGATCCAGGATTAGTTACAGCTGGTCTTACAAAGGATACAAACCTAAGCCGCGAAAACAAAATCAAAAGAGTTTACCAAACTTACCAATTACAAGCTAAGTATCAGTTCACTAACTTCTTTGCACTTGGTTTCCGTTTTGAGTATCTTGATGACAAACGTTACGGTGGATCACTTGTAGTAAACCCACCTCTATTTGCGGTAACACCAGCAGACAGATATGACCTTAAATTCCAAGATTCTATTGGAACAAGAGCAGTTAGTAACTATGGACAAATCAAAACTCTTACTTTCACACCTACTTTTGATCTAACGGAAAACCTCCAAGTAAAAGTAGACCTAAGAAGAGATTGGGGTCCTGGTCAACAATTCGTAGACACTTCCGGAAGACCGGCTTCATACCAAAACGGTATCATTGTCGGTATGGTAGCTAAATTCTAA
- a CDS encoding methyl-accepting chemotaxis protein has product MSKFLSRFSIQIRLLLLPLPLIVSLFIILLILVRSLNGTILFAEKEELGIQALKPIYLTYREGLVRLKLGEENTNNLIPLIEISKKMIEETNLLAEDSKLLTSWEKYKTIPSFDQSTSIQFLNDTQELALKIGDFSNLILDPEVNSYYQMEIIFFRVPEILKNVATLKEIIRNEYTTSENKNKQYSSVNYTKALISINFIETTCKEIQKSYTKSIEDKSPYKIELTEAKKFANTSCETYVKELKETFNLKNSKPSSHNQLFTTIHKGTLIAGEIQDRSILILEKLVNDRIQLLSFQRNINILFVLGSLIISSVFVIFIIRSINKPLVTVLSKVNELSSGEADLTKTIPDFGKNEIGKIAGSINLFLSNLNHIMNQLKISVSNAEKSSFQLKKDAMSVSDNASSLASISEESAASLEELTTSFEFMFEFITNETKNINKITEEMKTIEGSISNIESALLRLSDQSIASTNLANIGNTSVQNTDNAMSEIRSVTKEITGIVDLITEISERTNLLALNASIEAARAGDAGMGFAVVAEEISKLADKTQSSVKNIKRLIDKSNAVVNLGTNHVHETVNALGEIVEQSNRMQSGVNHLKAEMTTQSNSLLNVATELQGLQEMAQTIEFSSREQKKASEDMVNTINTLSGNAQQLANNSEDLNQVSQKIGEIASTIAVVTNSFRTH; this is encoded by the coding sequence ATGTCAAAATTTCTCTCCAGATTTTCGATTCAAATTAGATTATTACTTTTACCTCTGCCTCTCATTGTATCACTATTCATCATTTTGCTTATTTTAGTACGTTCACTAAATGGAACCATTTTGTTTGCAGAAAAAGAAGAGTTAGGCATTCAGGCTTTAAAACCGATTTATTTAACCTACAGAGAAGGATTGGTACGACTTAAATTAGGAGAAGAAAATACTAACAACTTAATTCCACTCATTGAAATCTCAAAAAAGATGATCGAAGAAACCAATTTGCTAGCGGAGGACTCTAAGTTACTTACGTCTTGGGAAAAGTATAAAACAATTCCATCTTTTGATCAATCCACTAGTATTCAATTTCTTAATGATACACAAGAATTAGCATTAAAAATTGGTGATTTTTCAAATCTAATTCTAGATCCCGAAGTAAATTCGTATTATCAAATGGAAATAATTTTTTTCAGAGTACCTGAAATTTTAAAAAACGTAGCAACTTTAAAGGAAATTATTCGTAACGAATATACAACCTCTGAAAACAAGAACAAACAATACTCTAGTGTTAATTACACAAAGGCATTGATTTCTATCAATTTCATTGAAACAACCTGCAAGGAAATCCAAAAATCATATACTAAATCCATTGAAGACAAATCTCCATATAAAATAGAATTAACAGAAGCTAAGAAATTTGCGAATACATCCTGTGAAACTTACGTTAAAGAACTAAAAGAAACTTTTAATCTAAAAAACTCTAAACCATCCTCTCACAATCAATTATTCACAACAATTCACAAAGGGACATTAATTGCAGGAGAAATCCAAGACCGTTCCATTTTAATCCTTGAAAAACTGGTAAATGATCGAATTCAATTATTGTCTTTTCAAAGAAACATAAACATTCTTTTCGTATTAGGATCATTGATTATATCTAGTGTCTTTGTCATTTTTATCATTCGAAGCATTAATAAACCTTTGGTAACAGTTCTTTCAAAGGTAAATGAACTTTCTAGTGGCGAAGCTGATTTGACAAAAACAATTCCAGATTTTGGCAAAAATGAAATAGGTAAAATAGCAGGTTCTATAAACTTATTTTTATCAAATTTAAATCATATTATGAACCAATTAAAAATTTCTGTAAGTAATGCGGAAAAATCTTCATTTCAATTAAAGAAAGATGCAATGTCCGTTTCTGATAACGCTTCTTCGTTAGCTTCAATATCAGAAGAGTCGGCCGCTTCATTAGAGGAATTAACAACTTCATTTGAATTTATGTTCGAATTTATTACAAATGAAACAAAGAATATTAACAAAATTACAGAAGAAATGAAAACAATTGAAGGTTCAATTTCCAATATTGAAAGTGCACTCTTACGATTATCTGATCAATCGATTGCCTCTACAAATTTAGCAAACATTGGTAACACTTCAGTACAAAACACTGACAATGCAATGTCGGAAATACGTTCGGTAACTAAAGAAATTACTGGAATCGTAGATCTAATTACTGAAATTTCAGAAAGAACCAACTTACTAGCATTAAATGCAAGTATTGAAGCTGCTAGAGCTGGAGATGCAGGCATGGGATTTGCGGTTGTCGCGGAAGAAATTTCAAAACTCGCAGATAAAACACAATCCTCTGTTAAAAACATCAAACGCCTCATCGATAAAAGTAATGCTGTTGTCAATCTTGGTACCAATCATGTTCATGAAACAGTAAATGCATTAGGTGAAATTGTAGAACAATCCAACAGAATGCAAAGTGGAGTGAATCATCTAAAAGCAGAAATGACAACACAATCGAATAGTTTGCTAAACGTAGCAACAGAGCTTCAAGGATTACAAGAGATGGCCCAAACCATCGAATTTTCCAGTCGAGAGCAGAAAAAAGCATCAGAAGATATGGTGAACACAATCAATACACTTTCTGGAAATGCACAACAACTTGCGAATAATTCTGAAGATTTGAACCAAGTCAGTCAAAAGATTGGTGAAATAGCAAGCACCATTGCAGTAGTAACCAATTCATTTCGAACCCACTAA
- a CDS encoding cytochrome-c peroxidase has product MVRTFKVNSSHYSIQILLFSIIHLTFVNCKINEHNEEKNKIIFQLITANFLSNYLYATDLQKIAREQIGILSETIPGSEEDTAAKIALGNKIFRDNKLSSNHVQSCLTCHPLDGNAAGMDRQSTSRGTFGQIGKRNTPTILNVGYLPIIFWDGRRDSLYNQAIDPFLNPLEMSLPSEAELLTRIQNDSSYTSFFANAFPESPNPSIHSIRLTLAAFERSLKSKSKFDDFLENNVLSLNKSELDGLNLFLDVGCTNCHSTSLLGGSQFAKLDSVYSYNISDTGRAEFTGKHEDKFFFKVPPLRNVALTAPYFHDGSVPTLKEAVRRMNYYNLNRQINESEIELITSFLRSLSDKTKVN; this is encoded by the coding sequence ATGGTCCGCACTTTTAAAGTTAATTCAAGTCATTATAGTATTCAAATATTACTTTTTTCAATAATTCATTTAACTTTCGTTAATTGCAAAATTAACGAACATAATGAAGAAAAAAATAAAATTATATTTCAATTAATAACGGCAAACTTCCTCTCAAATTATTTATATGCGACCGATTTACAAAAAATTGCTAGAGAACAAATTGGAATTTTATCCGAAACCATTCCAGGATCGGAAGAAGACACAGCTGCTAAAATTGCCTTAGGTAACAAAATATTTAGAGATAACAAACTTTCATCAAATCACGTACAGTCTTGTCTCACCTGTCACCCATTAGATGGAAATGCCGCTGGTATGGATCGCCAATCCACTTCGCGTGGGACCTTTGGACAAATTGGCAAAAGAAATACTCCAACGATACTGAATGTTGGATATTTACCCATTATTTTTTGGGATGGAAGGAGAGACTCACTATATAACCAAGCAATCGATCCCTTCTTAAATCCACTAGAAATGTCTTTACCTTCTGAAGCAGAACTACTTACAAGAATTCAAAATGATTCAAGTTATACTTCTTTTTTTGCGAATGCCTTTCCAGAATCGCCAAATCCCAGCATCCATTCGATTCGCCTAACATTAGCAGCATTTGAGAGATCACTTAAATCAAAATCCAAATTCGATGATTTTCTTGAGAATAATGTACTATCACTTAATAAATCGGAATTAGATGGTTTAAATTTATTTCTAGATGTTGGTTGTACCAATTGCCACAGTACAAGTTTGCTTGGTGGATCACAATTTGCAAAATTAGATTCAGTATATTCTTATAACATTAGTGATACAGGAAGAGCTGAATTTACAGGAAAACATGAAGATAAGTTTTTTTTCAAAGTTCCTCCTCTAAGAAACGTAGCACTTACCGCACCTTATTTTCATGATGGCAGCGTACCAACTCTGAAAGAGGCAGTTCGAAGAATGAACTATTACAATTTGAACCGCCAAATAAACGAATCTGAAATTGAATTGATCACTTCCTTTCTTAGATCCTTATCTGACAAAACAAAAGTAAACTAA
- a CDS encoding LIC_13355 family lipoprotein, giving the protein MQTFPQGFYNTFSILFLVTFLYTCSPQPKNNQNELLALLAAAEISNNSKTNCPPKILPQGIPIANTVVSANSSVSGFNDSSKAINGICGGGELSGSLDVYALNLTGTGATLILSWGGKIVKNVTGIDFIIYENPFRVTESSDRYAFDPMVVQVSYDGTNYCGFDLSGFNSSTADSNKISSWPGFAGLRPVLYNMSSNLLSLEQLFTSTGSGFLLGGGDGFNIDDLITNASCDNTALNQIKSLGFKYIKMTSASAVTNPNTSSGYVYPHSYSNGSDIDGVVAKSVE; this is encoded by the coding sequence ATGCAAACATTTCCACAAGGCTTTTATAATACTTTTTCCATTTTGTTTTTAGTTACCTTTTTATATACTTGTTCACCACAACCAAAAAATAACCAAAATGAATTATTGGCACTATTAGCTGCTGCAGAAATTTCTAATAATTCAAAAACAAATTGTCCTCCAAAGATTCTTCCACAAGGAATTCCAATTGCGAATACAGTTGTGTCAGCAAATTCTTCAGTAAGTGGATTCAATGATTCATCAAAAGCAATTAATGGAATTTGTGGTGGAGGGGAACTTTCAGGATCTTTGGATGTCTACGCACTAAACCTAACGGGTACAGGTGCTACACTTATTTTATCTTGGGGCGGAAAAATCGTAAAAAATGTTACCGGAATCGATTTTATTATTTATGAAAATCCTTTTCGAGTTACTGAAAGTAGCGATCGTTACGCATTTGATCCAATGGTTGTGCAAGTATCATACGATGGTACAAATTACTGCGGATTTGATCTAAGTGGATTTAATTCTTCAACAGCAGATAGCAACAAAATTTCATCCTGGCCAGGATTTGCCGGACTTAGACCAGTTCTTTATAATATGAGTTCCAATCTTCTTTCACTAGAACAATTGTTTACATCCACAGGCAGTGGCTTCCTGTTAGGTGGCGGAGATGGGTTTAACATTGATGATTTAATTACAAATGCATCATGCGACAATACTGCGCTAAATCAAATTAAATCTTTAGGATTTAAATATATTAAAATGACCTCGGCATCAGCCGTTACTAACCCGAACACAAGTTCAGGTTATGTGTATCCTCATTCGTATTCAAATGGTTCGGACATTGATGGGGTCGTTGCAAAGTCTGTAGAATAA